DNA sequence from the Acidobacteriota bacterium genome:
TGCGCCGGATGTACTCGTCGACCTCGAGAGCCGCGAGCCTCTTCAGGGTCCGGCGAATCCGCCGCCGGGAGATCAGCCCGGCGATGCCCCCGGCCCGGCCCGCAAGGTGAGACTCCTGGGGCCCCGGAACCAGGGAGAACGACTGCGCCCGCTGCTCCGCGTCGCGGAAAAGCGGGTCGACTGCACCTCCTCCAGGGGCCGCCTGACTCTGAAGCAGGATCGTCATGCCAAACGCCTAGTTTACCCGTTGTTCACTCCGGGATGGCGAATCAGGCGAAACGGCGCGCACGCCGCCCTCTATTCCCGCCGCGCTGTAACCCACTGGAGCTGTTGAGGATGGAGAACTCGCGTTCCCCTCTGCCCTGCCTCAGTTGCCCCGTTCCTCAGCCCGGGTCGGACCGATCTCCTCCAGTGTCGCCAGGCTGGGAGCGACCATCACGCGGGCCGCCGTCTCCTCGTAGGCCGCGTACATCTCCGGCAGCTTCTGGCGCAGGTCGTCCTGGTCCCGGATGGTCCATTCCTCCTCCCACACGGGGCCATAGGGCGCCTGAAGGTTCCAGGCCGTCGAGATGAACCAGTACGCGAACTCCTGCATCTGGACCCGGAAGCGGACCTCCTCGTCCTCGAAGTCGGCGTACTGGTCCATCTGGTAGTAGCCCTCCTCCGCGGCCTTTGCCATCGCCTTCGCTAGTTCCGAGTCCTCCGCGATGCCCCACACCTCCGGGAACGTGTAGTGCAGGCCGATGTCCGTCACGTAGTGGAGGATGTGCTCGACCACCTCCATCACCTGGCCTTGGGGAACGTCCTGCATGATCACGTCGCACACGGAGTTGTCACGCTCGATCGCGGCCCACTGCTCGTCGGCCTCGTCCATGAAGCTGTAGTCGTAGCCGAGGGGCACCGGGATCAGGGCGTTGTAGCGATAGTGGTTCGCAAGCAGTTCGCGCTGGAGATCGGCGTCGAGGCCGGCGTCCCGCGGAAACGACTCGGCGATCGTCCTCGCGACCAGTCGCATGTAGTCGTCCGAGATGTCGTCCCGGGCGGCGAGCTTTAGGCCATAGACCTGCAGTTCCTTGGTGAACGGCGGCATGGCGTCGGTGACGACCACGTCGCCGTGCTCGTACACGTCGTCCGGGACCTCGCCGACCGGAGATAGCAGGATGCAGCCACCGAGGTGAGTCGGGTCAGAATCGGCCGCAGTGGCGCCAACCTCCTCGCCGTCGGCGTCGGTCCCGTAGATCGGCTGCCAGTCGTCGCAGGCGCCTACCGCCAAGATCAGAAGTACGAACCCGAAGCGTCTGTCCATGTCGGCCCTCCCTCGTTGATCTGATCCGTGACTCCCTAGACTATGTCCTCGACTGGCGCCGAGATGAACTTCCTGCCCCAAATCGTCGGCTCCTTTGCCGACCCTGCGGCCGAGAACCCGACCGTCGAGATGGTCGAGGCTGCGTTCCGTCACCACGGCCTGCACTGGCGGTACCTGAACTGCGAAGTGCCGGCGGATCGGCTGGCGGCGGCGGTAGCCGGCGCCCGCGCCATGGGTTGGGCCGGATTCAACTGCTCGCTGCCGCACAAGGTCGCTGTGATCGAGCACCTGGACGGGCTGGGCGAGTCGGCCCGCCTGATCGGTGCGGTGAACTGCGTCGTCCGCGACGGCGACGGCCGATTCATCGGCGAGAACACGGACGGCAAGGGCTTCCTCCGCTCACTCGAGAAAGTGACGTCGGCGGCGGGCAAGCGAGTCGCGATCTTCGGCGCCGGGGGTGCCGCTCGGGCGATCGCTGTCGAACTGGCGCTAGCCGGAGCAGCCGAGATCACGATCGTCAACCGCACCCGGGAGCGGGGCGAAGAACTGGCACGGCACATCGCCAGCCACACGGCGACCCGAACCGGGTTCGAACACTGGCGCGGCGCCTACCGGCTGGCGGCGGACGTCGACGTGGCGATCAACGCCACCTCGATCGGCCTGTTCCCGGACGTGGACGCCGAGCTGCTGCTCGACTTCGACTCGCTCCGACCGTCGATGGTGATCGCCGACGTGATCCCCAACCCACCAAGAACCCGCCTGCTCGAGGCGACCGCAGCACGCGGCTGCACCGTGCTCGACGGCCTCGGCATGCTCGTCAACCAGGGCTTAAGCGGGATCCGCTACTGGACCGGTGTCGAGGTCGATCCCCGGGTCATGCGCGCCCGCCTGGAGGCGATCTTCGGCTGAAGCCGGTCCAGCAGCACCGCGGCGAGGATCAGGGCACCGAACACGACCTTCTGCTCGTAGGACGCGACACCCGCGATGTTCAGGCCGTTCTGGATGACGGCGATGATCATCGCGCCGATCAGCGTCCCCGCGATCCGGCCGCGGCCGCCCGCCAGGCTTGCGCCGCCGACCACCACGGCGGCGATCACTTGCAGTTCGTAGAGCTCGCCGGCGTTCGGCCGTCCGCCCTCAAAGCGCGAGGCGTCGACGATCCCCGCCAGTCCGGCGAACGCCCCGCACAGGCAGTAGACTGCGAGCAGTACCGCGGTCACCGGCACGCCCGACAGGCGCGCCGCCTCAACGTTGCCGCCGACGGCGTAGACGTAGCGTCCGAACATGGTTCGCGTCATCAGCAGGTGGGCGGCCACGAACAGGACGAGCATGAGCACGATGGGGTTCGGCACGCCGAGCACGGCGCCGTTGCCGAGCCAGGCGAAGGCCGCCGCATCGACCCGCACCGCCTCCGGCGTCCCCTCGGCGCCGCCACCCACCAGGCGCCGCTGGTAACCGACGGCGAGGATCAGGGCAAGACCGCGGGCGAGCATCATCAGGCCCAGGGTGGCGACGAACGGCGGCACCCGGAAGGCGGTGACCATCGTCCCGCTGAGGAGGCCGCCCAAGGCCGCAGCCGCGACACCCAGGAGCATCGCCGCCAGAAGTCCCGCTGGTGACGCCGCGTCGCCGCCGAACCACTCCTGCGCCGCCACCGCGGCGATCACGCCGGCCAGCGCCAGCAGACTGCCGACGGAGAGATCGATTCCCGCGGTCAGGATGACCAGGGTCATGCCGAGCGCGATGATCGCGATGTCCGCGTTCTGGTTCACCACGTTGAGCAGGTTGCGGGCAGTCAAGAACGTCGGCCAGTGGTAGCTCCTCGGCGAGAACACCGGCGTCCCTGCGGTTCGCACCGGCCCCCACTCGGACGCGATCCGGTGGGTGGCGATCGCATCAACGGAACTGCCCGCCCCAACGATCCGCTCCAGTTCGAGCCGGACGTCGCGCGGCTGGCCGAACACGCGGCCGGCGATCCGGACGCCGGCAACGTCGAGGCCCTGTTCGATCGCCTGTACGAACACCCGGTCGGCCTCCGTGTCCCGTGCAACGACGAGCACCGAGCACGGCGCCTGACAAGCCTCCAGCACCTGGCGCGCGACCGCGCCGCCGGAACGACTCGTGATCGGATTCTGTTCGCGCCAGGTCGCCGCGCTCGAGATCAGGCAGAGGAGGACCAGCACGACGATCGAGAGGTTGCGGCCCAGGACGTCCAGCAACCTGCGACGCCACCGTCCGGCGGCGGACTGCCCGACCCCTTCAGGCAACGGACGGTTCCTCCGAAAGGCCGAGTCCGGCGGCGATGCGCAACACCCCGGCCGGGTCGGTGCCCGCTGGATCCGGAATCTCGCCGCGAATCCGCCCGTCGTGCATGACCAGCACCCGGTCGCTCATGCCGAGAACCTCCTCCAGCTCCGAGCTGATCAGGAGCACCGACTTGCCTTCCGACGCGATCCGGCGGATCCACTCGTAGATCTCGTAGCGCGCCCCGACATCGATGCCCCGGGTGGGCTCGTCGCAGAGCACGACCCTGGCGCCGCGTTCGAGCCACCTGGCGATCACGACCTTCTGCTGGTTGCCGCCCGACAGCGTCGCCACCCGCTGGCCGGGCCGGGCAAGCCGGATGTCCAGTTGCTCCCTCCACCGGCTGAAGGCGCGCCGCTCGCGGCGGCGATCGACCAAAGCCCGCAAGCGCCGGAAGCGGTCCAGGTTGGGAAGCGCGAAGTTGTCCTGCGCGCTGCGGCCCAGTATGAGGCCCTGGCCCCGGCGATCCTCCGGCAGCAGGCAGATGCCGCTCCTGATCGCCTGCCGCGGCGACCGGAGGTCGAGCCGCTCGCCGTCGAGTCGCACCTCGCCGCCATCTGACGGCATCGCGCCGGAAATCATCCGCGCCACCTCGGTGCGGCCCGCGCCGACCAGGCCGGCGAGCCCCAGAACCTCGCCGCGACGAATGTCGAAGGAGACATCGCGGACGCGGCGCCCGGCCGACAGCCCCCGGACTTCGAGCCGCGTCCCACCGATCGCCTGCGGCAGTCGAGGGGGAAACTCCATGCTCAGACTGCGGCCGACCATGGCCTCGATCAGCTCGTCACGGTCCAGAGGGAGGCGACCATCGCCGCCGTCGGTCGGCCCACGCCGGTCGACGCCGTGCACCAGTTCGCCGTCGCGGAGTACGGCGACCCGATCGGCGACCGCCTCGATCTCCTCGAGCCGGTGGCTGATGTAGATGGCGGCGGCACCTCGGCGCGCCACTCCCCGCACCTGACGGAGCAAAGCCCGCGCCTCGCGCGGCGACAGCGCCGCCGTCGGCTCGTCCAGAATCAGCAGCCGGGGCTCGAGCGCCAGCGCCTTCGCTACCTCGACCGCCTGGCGGGCGCCGAGCGACAGCTCCGAGCAACGGGCATCGGGATCGACGTCCATGTCCAGCAGGCCGAGC
Encoded proteins:
- the aroE gene encoding shikimate dehydrogenase, giving the protein MSSTGAEMNFLPQIVGSFADPAAENPTVEMVEAAFRHHGLHWRYLNCEVPADRLAAAVAGARAMGWAGFNCSLPHKVAVIEHLDGLGESARLIGAVNCVVRDGDGRFIGENTDGKGFLRSLEKVTSAAGKRVAIFGAGGAARAIAVELALAGAAEITIVNRTRERGEELARHIASHTATRTGFEHWRGAYRLAADVDVAINATSIGLFPDVDAELLLDFDSLRPSMVIADVIPNPPRTRLLEATAARGCTVLDGLGMLVNQGLSGIRYWTGVEVDPRVMRARLEAIFG
- a CDS encoding ABC transporter permease, whose product is MPEGVGQSAAGRWRRRLLDVLGRNLSIVVLVLLCLISSAATWREQNPITSRSGGAVARQVLEACQAPCSVLVVARDTEADRVFVQAIEQGLDVAGVRIAGRVFGQPRDVRLELERIVGAGSSVDAIATHRIASEWGPVRTAGTPVFSPRSYHWPTFLTARNLLNVVNQNADIAIIALGMTLVILTAGIDLSVGSLLALAGVIAAVAAQEWFGGDAASPAGLLAAMLLGVAAAALGGLLSGTMVTAFRVPPFVATLGLMMLARGLALILAVGYQRRLVGGGAEGTPEAVRVDAAAFAWLGNGAVLGVPNPIVLMLVLFVAAHLLMTRTMFGRYVYAVGGNVEAARLSGVPVTAVLLAVYCLCGAFAGLAGIVDASRFEGGRPNAGELYELQVIAAVVVGGASLAGGRGRIAGTLIGAMIIAVIQNGLNIAGVASYEQKVVFGALILAAVLLDRLQPKIASRRARMTRGSTSTPVQ
- a CDS encoding sugar ABC transporter ATP-binding protein gives rise to the protein MLELHRISKSYPGVRALSGVSLAVVAGEVLGLVGENGAGKSTLIRIVSGAERPDGGRIEFGGEAASFASPADARDRGIAVIHQELSLVPQLSVRENLFLGAGWSRRGILRRRWEEREARRLLGLLDMDVDPDARCSELSLGARQAVEVAKALALEPRLLILDEPTAALSPREARALLRQVRGVARRGAAAIYISHRLEEIEAVADRVAVLRDGELVHGVDRRGPTDGGDGRLPLDRDELIEAMVGRSLSMEFPPRLPQAIGGTRLEVRGLSAGRRVRDVSFDIRRGEVLGLAGLVGAGRTEVARMISGAMPSDGGEVRLDGERLDLRSPRQAIRSGICLLPEDRRGQGLILGRSAQDNFALPNLDRFRRLRALVDRRRERRAFSRWREQLDIRLARPGQRVATLSGGNQQKVVIARWLERGARVVLCDEPTRGIDVGARYEIYEWIRRIASEGKSVLLISSELEEVLGMSDRVLVMHDGRIRGEIPDPAGTDPAGVLRIAAGLGLSEEPSVA